CGAAGCGTGGGAATACCCCTATTTCATCGCCTATATCAAGGACGGCAAGGTAGTTACCTGGACGCAGACCGACTGGGTGCTGAAAGAGGCCCCTGCCATGGCCATCGAGGCTTACAACAAGGCTTACGAGATCGACCCCAAGAGCGCTGCGAAGGCGAAGGACGGGTTGCAGCAGATCAGCGATTTCTGTTCGCAGGTCGGTAATACGGGCATCGACACGGGCGAGTACGTTGCAGCCGCCGACGCCTATGCCACGGCTTTCCAGGCGCAGTCGAGCCCCGCTTACGGCGCAGCCGCAGACCCCGCGCTGCTTTACTATGCCGGTTACCTGCGCACGGTGGACGGTTCGGCGCACCCCTCGTCGTTCGGACAGGGTGCCGAGTACCTCAAGAAAGCGATCGACCTGGGGTATACCGACGAGGAGGGTAACATCTACTACTACCTCTTCCACTGCTACTACGGCCTGAAGAACGTCAGCCAGGACAATGTCATGCTGGCCAAGGACGCCCTGATCACGGGTATCGGCAAATTCCCGAAGAACGAGCGTATCCTCGACGGCCTGATGCAGCTCTACACCTCCGAAGAGGGCGTGGGCGACCCTGCCGACCTGGTAACGCTGATCGACTCGGCCATTGCCGACAACCCCGAGAACGTAGACCTCTGGTTCGGCCGCGGCCGTATCTTCTATGCGCTGAAAAACTACGACGAGAGCATCGCATCGTTCAAGAAGGTCGTGGAGCTGAAGCCCGACCTGTTCGAGGGCAACTATTACCTGGGCGTGTTCTACACGATCAAGGCCGACGAGATGAACAAGGTGATGAACGAGAAGCAGTATAGCAGCCAGACTGCCTACGATACCGACCTGAAGGAGGTGAATGCCGTCTATATGGATGCCGTGCCCTGGTTCGAAAAGGCATACGAGCTGAAAAAGGACGACGTCAATACGCTCGACTTCCTCAAGTCGATCTGCTTCCGCCTGCGCGATGAGGAGGGCATGATGGACAAGTACAACAAGTACAACACCCTGCTCAAAGAAGCCAAAGGCGAAGAATAATCCCCTGCGGGAGCGGCGCTGCCGCCCTGCGCTTACAGGAATCCCGGCTCCGAAACGCGGAGCCGGGATTTTTCATGCGCCGATGCGCCTGTCGTGATGTCCGTGCCGTCGTGTTTGTAGGGTAATATCCGTGCAAGACGTCCGTGCAAATCCTGTGCGGCATCCGTGCGAAATGCCTGTGCTGTTGTGCCGATCTCCGGGCATTCTGCCTGTGGCGCGACCCGCGCTTCAAGGTTTCCGGATGTCGAAGCCCAACTGCCGGAGCATCCCTTCGTGGTCGAGGCAAAAGCGTTTCATCAGCAGGTAATGCGGCGTCTGCTCCAGTTCGGTGAGTTGCAGTCCGTTGTCCGCGATCTCGTAGATGTCGGCGCCGGGGTAGGCCATGACGATAGGCGAGTGGGTGCTGACGATGAACTGCGATCCGCTTTCCACGAGTTGTTTTATCCGGCACAGCATATACATCTGCCGCGACGGCGAGAGGGCGGCCTCGGGCTCGTCGAAGATATAGAGCCCGTTCCCGCGGAGCCTGTGTTCGAGCAGGCTCAGGAAACTTTCGCCGTGCGATTGCCTGTGGAGCGACTTGTCGCCGTAATAGCGGTGTATGCCGTCGGCTATCTGGTCGATCTCGGTGGCGACGTTGTAGAAACTCTCGGCACGCAGGAAATAGCCGTCGCGCGGCTGCAACCCGCGTCCGAGCACGAGGTTCCCGTATAGCGGGGAATGAGTCTCGCGCGTTGCGAACCGAAAGTTCTTCGACCCGCCCTCGGCATTGAATCCCGCTTTTACGGCGATGGCTTCCAGCAGCGTCGATTTGCCCATGCCGTTCTCGCCCACGATGAACGTCACCGGGCGGCGGAACCGCAACCCACTGAACCCCGCCAGCGCGGGCACCGTATAGGGGTATTCGTGCGGCAAATCTCCGGCCTCTTTCAGCCGGATGTATTTGATATAGAGTGCGTTTTCGGATAAGATCATGGCGGGCTTTTTGGGGTTCCGTTCCGCTAATTTAGTGATTTTCCCCGGATATGCGGCCTGTTATCGCAGGAAACCTTCCAGGTTCCGGACGTTGTCTCTCCCGGGCCGTTCCGGCCTCTCCCTGCCCGGGGATTCACCGCCTCTTCCTTATGCGCCGGCTTTGCGGTAGATCGTCCGCAGGCTGTGCGTCATGAAGTATTGCAGCACGCCGCGCAGGAACATGTACAGCGTGAAGGCGAGCCACAGGGCGTTGTTGCCTATGAGCGTATGCCCGATATAGAAGATGCCGAAATAGGCTGCCGTAGCCCAGAACATCGAGTTGCGCATGACGCGCGTCTGCGTGGCGCCCACCATGATGCCGTCCATG
This Alistipes onderdonkii DNA region includes the following protein-coding sequences:
- a CDS encoding AAA family ATPase → MILSENALYIKYIRLKEAGDLPHEYPYTVPALAGFSGLRFRRPVTFIVGENGMGKSTLLEAIAVKAGFNAEGGSKNFRFATRETHSPLYGNLVLGRGLQPRDGYFLRAESFYNVATEIDQIADGIHRYYGDKSLHRQSHGESFLSLLEHRLRGNGLYIFDEPEAALSPSRQMYMLCRIKQLVESGSQFIVSTHSPIVMAYPGADIYEIADNGLQLTELEQTPHYLLMKRFCLDHEGMLRQLGFDIRKP
- a CDS encoding tetratricopeptide repeat protein yields the protein MKKTFLTAFAALLMAIPAVQAQKVNKSGLLSKIEKSDADIADAKKNAKASTWINRGKALYEAAVEPTKSLFVNMDAAMLKLAVGEPSATKQVTLLNVPYEAWEYPYFIAYIKDGKVVTWTQTDWVLKEAPAMAIEAYNKAYEIDPKSAAKAKDGLQQISDFCSQVGNTGIDTGEYVAAADAYATAFQAQSSPAYGAAADPALLYYAGYLRTVDGSAHPSSFGQGAEYLKKAIDLGYTDEEGNIYYYLFHCYYGLKNVSQDNVMLAKDALITGIGKFPKNERILDGLMQLYTSEEGVGDPADLVTLIDSAIADNPENVDLWFGRGRIFYALKNYDESIASFKKVVELKPDLFEGNYYLGVFYTIKADEMNKVMNEKQYSSQTAYDTDLKEVNAVYMDAVPWFEKAYELKKDDVNTLDFLKSICFRLRDEEGMMDKYNKYNTLLKEAKGEE